The DNA window CGAGTGGATAGAAGCGCACTCGGATTACTCGCACGCCGACCTGACGTCGGGGACGACCCACCTGCCGAAAGGGTCGCGGATGCTGCCGAACGACGTCGGCGTCGCCCCCGGCGCGGAGATAGAGGACATCTACGTCCTGCCGGGCGTGCCGAGCGAGATGCATTCGATGTTCGAGCGAATCGCCGACGAGTTCGACGGCGAGCCGTACTACACCGAGACGGTTCCCGCGGGCGAACCCGAGAGCGCGCTGCTCGACCGATTCGAGACGCTCCGGGAGCGGTTCGACGTGAAAGTCGGGAGCTATCCGGGCGACTACGTGCGCGTCAAAATCGAGGGGACGGACGAGAACACCGTCCAAAACGCCGCCGAGTGGTTGCGCGAGCGAGTCGAAGCGCCGGACGAGACGAACGCCTAGCGGTGAACCGCCTCGATTATCTGTAGAAGTAGGCGAGCCACGCCACGGTGAACGCGAGTCCGACGACGAGAACGACGATACCTGCTTCATTCGCGGGAACGGCTTCGAGTGGAATCATACCCGGCGGTTGTCGGCGCTGTCTCTTAAGGTTTGAGAACTACACCCAGTGATGCCGTCGTTCGATGAGCGATAAACCCGCGGAAGGACGAGCACTGTACCGACCGAGGAATTCCCGCAAACGAACCGCTTTTGGGCGGACCACACCAACGCGAAGGCAATGAACGTACTCGTCGTCGGGGCGGGCGCGATGGGTCGCTGGTTCGCCGAGGCGATACCGGGCGACATCGCGTTTGCCGACGCGGAACAGGGGGTTGCGGCGGAGGCCGCCCGAGCGGTCGGTGGACGAGCGGTCGCGCTGGACGCCGACGAATCATTCGATGTGGTCTGTCTCGCCGTGCCGATTCCGGCCATTTCGGCGGCCATCGCTGAACACGCGCCGAAGGCCGACCGGGCGATGCTCGACGTGAGCGGCGTGATGGCCGAACCGGTCGAAGCGATGGCCGAACACGCGCCGAACGTCGAACGGGTGAGCCTGCATCCGTTGTTCGGGGCGAACACCGCGCCGGGGAACGTGGCCGTCGTCGCGGACGAATCGGGACCGGTCACGAGCGAACTGTTCGACGCGATCGAAGCCCGCGGGAACACGCTGGTCGAGACGACGGCGGCGGAGCACGACGACGCGATGACGACGGTGCAGGCCGGGACGCACGCGGCGGTGCTCGCCTTCGCGCTGGCGGCGAACCCGGTCCCCGAGGGCCTTCGAACTCCCGTCTACGAGGAGTTGGCCGACCTCGCGGACCACGTAACCGACGGGGAACCGCGCGTCTACGCCGACATTCAGGCCACCTTCGACGGCGCGACGGACGTGGCGGAGGCGGCGAAGCGACTGGCCGACGCCGACCCGGCAGAGTTCGAGCGGTTGTACCGCGAGGCGGCGGAGAGCGAGGTGGACGAATGAACGCAGAGCAGCGCGAGCAGGTGCTGTCGAACGCGAAGTACCTGCAGGACGTGCGGCCCGTGGACCCCGAGGAGATTTCCGAATACATCGAAGGTGAACCGCATCCCGCGGTCGTCCGGCAGGTGCTCCGCGAGGAGGCAGGAGCGCTCGGCTTCGTGGAGCGCGACGACGGCACCTTCGAACCCGCATCCGACGACCCCGTTCGCCCCGAATTCCGCGGCGTCGA is part of the Haladaptatus paucihalophilus DX253 genome and encodes:
- a CDS encoding competence/damage-inducible protein A, giving the protein MNVALVTVGDEILSGDTVNTNAAWLGERLTERGVAVERVFVVPDRVGDIARVVNEARAEYDAVLVTGGLGPTHDDLTMEGIAAAVGVPVEEHTEAVEWIEAHSDYSHADLTSGTTHLPKGSRMLPNDVGVAPGAEIEDIYVLPGVPSEMHSMFERIADEFDGEPYYTETVPAGEPESALLDRFETLRERFDVKVGSYPGDYVRVKIEGTDENTVQNAAEWLRERVEAPDETNA
- a CDS encoding prephenate dehydrogenase/arogenate dehydrogenase family protein, which codes for MNVLVVGAGAMGRWFAEAIPGDIAFADAEQGVAAEAARAVGGRAVALDADESFDVVCLAVPIPAISAAIAEHAPKADRAMLDVSGVMAEPVEAMAEHAPNVERVSLHPLFGANTAPGNVAVVADESGPVTSELFDAIEARGNTLVETTAAEHDDAMTTVQAGTHAAVLAFALAANPVPEGLRTPVYEELADLADHVTDGEPRVYADIQATFDGATDVAEAAKRLADADPAEFERLYREAAESEVDE